The Thermococcus sibiricus MM 739 DNA window TAAAGAGATGGCATTGAAAATGTTACGCAGAGTTGGTTTAACGCCCGAAGACGAATTCTATGAACGATACCCTCATCATCTAAGTGGAGGGCAAAGACAAAGAGTTGTGATAGCTAGGGCAATGATTCTGAAACCAGAATTTGTAATTGCAGATGAAGCAGTTTCAATGATAGATGTGTCAATGAGGGCCTCCATCTTGGAACTTTTAGAAAGTTTCAAGGAAGAATATAATCTAAGCATGCTCTTCATAACTCATGATATAGCAGTTGCCAAACTCATAGCAGATAGGATAGCAGTCATGTATCTCGGGAAAATAGTGGAAATTGGGCCAACTCAAGAAGTGTTAAATAATCCTGTCCATCCATATACTCTTGCTTTAATCCAAGCAGTCCCATCCTTGAGAAAGAGAGAAAAGAGAAAACAGATAGAAATCACAGGAGAAGTTCCAAATGCAGTCAATCCACCCAGTGGATGTCGCTTCCATCCAAGATGTCCATTTATGACAGAAGAGTGTAGGACAAAAGAGCCAGAATTAATAAAAACCAACAAAGGACATTACGTAGCGTGTTATCACCCTCTAGTTTAACTGACTTTAAAATTTTTCAACTTTCTATCGATTTTTACCATTTCTCTCCACTGCCTTCCGGGCCAATAGATTTGACCGCACTGAGTACAGATGTAGAATTCATCGTAGTCTTCGTAAACACCTTCCAGAACTTTTCCCCTGATTTCTTCTTTTTCTGCTCTTCTTATAAGGCCGTTGCATTTCGGACATCTTGCATTTTCAGGGAATAGTTCATCAAACTCAAAGCCTAATTCCATAAGCTGCTTTACCTGCTCTTCAAATTTGTTGGATTTTATTAAAATACTATCCTCCAAACGTTTTGCTAGAGTTTCATCTCTAGTAAGAAGGATCCTATTTTCCTCCCTTGAAATTCTTAAAATCTCGTCATCATCTTCTATCCCGTAGACTGTATCATAGCCATACAATCGAAGCCACCTTGCCAAACGACCAAGCATCATATCCGCAATGAATTTTGCATTTTTCCCTTTCATAAAACTTGTCTCGAAATAAGACAATAAAGCTCTTTTGGAAGAAAACTTATAACCTCTATTACATCTTTAAAGGTGGTGAGAATATTGATAATCTACTTTATTGGTACCGGAGGGAGTGAAGGAATTCCCGCTCATCTATGCACGTGTGAAACATGTGAAGAGGCCAGAAAACTCGGCTTCGCCCAAAGAAAACCTTCAACCCTAGCTATAATCACCAAAAACAATAAAGCCGTCCTTATAGATGTCGGGACGGATATTAGAGATTTGTTGCATGTCCCGTTAGAAGCAATTCTCCTTACTCACTGGCACCATGACCACATCTATGGGCTTTACAAGCTTCGGTGGATAGCCAAGAGAACAATTCTTTATGCCCCGAACGGAGACGCTGATTGGCTTATGATCAATGACCCTAAAAATATCGAGGTGAAGTTCATTAAAGCTGGAGATGTTCTAAACATCGATTCTCTCAAAATAACTGCTTTAAAACTCAATCATCAAGTAGAGACACTGGGTTATCTAATAGAAGAAGACGACAAAAGGGTGGCAGTTCTTTATGATACCAAAGGCCTACCAGAGGAGACCTTTGAAATTTTAAAGGAGAAAAAGCTTCGCCTTGTTATTTCAGATGCCACGTA harbors:
- a CDS encoding Mut7-C RNAse domain-containing protein, giving the protein MKGKNAKFIADMMLGRLARWLRLYGYDTVYGIEDDDEILRISREENRILLTRDETLAKRLEDSILIKSNKFEEQVKQLMELGFEFDELFPENARCPKCNGLIRRAEKEEIRGKVLEGVYEDYDEFYICTQCGQIYWPGRQWREMVKIDRKLKNFKVS
- a CDS encoding ABC transporter ATP-binding protein, yielding MKPLLKVENLKKYFPVKRGILETLRKEPQKYVKAVDGISFEVQKGETLALIGESGCGKTTAGRVILRLIEPTDGKIIFDGVDITTLSYDALRPYRRRMQMVFQDPYASLSPRMKIGDAIAHPLLIHNLATKEEAKEMALKMLRRVGLTPEDEFYERYPHHLSGGQRQRVVIARAMILKPEFVIADEAVSMIDVSMRASILELLESFKEEYNLSMLFITHDIAVAKLIADRIAVMYLGKIVEIGPTQEVLNNPVHPYTLALIQAVPSLRKREKRKQIEITGEVPNAVNPPSGCRFHPRCPFMTEECRTKEPELIKTNKGHYVACYHPLV
- a CDS encoding MBL fold metallo-hydrolase translates to MIIYFIGTGGSEGIPAHLCTCETCEEARKLGFAQRKPSTLAIITKNNKAVLIDVGTDIRDLLHVPLEAILLTHWHHDHIYGLYKLRWIAKRTILYAPNGDADWLMINDPKNIEVKFIKAGDVLNIDSLKITALKLNHQVETLGYLIEEDDKRVAVLYDTKGLPEETFEILKEKKLRLVISDATYSPEINDPYHNNVDEGAETGLKLAERTLLSHISHKNLPFLKLEEYVRRKYNGKVLVAYDGMLFYV